The Candidatus Dormiibacterota bacterium genome segment CTCTTCACCCGCGCCGGGCTGCGCCCGGGGTCGACGGTGCTGATCCAGGGCGCCGGCGGCGGCGTGGCCAGCGCCGCCCTGGCGCTCTGCCGGGCCACCGGCATCACCGCCATCGCCACCTCCCGGGACGAGGCGAAGCGCGCCGCCGCCCTCGAGCAGGGCGCCGTCGCGGCGTTCGCGCCCGACCGCGGCGCCGCCAAGCAGGTGCTCTCCCTGACCGGCGGCGTCGACGCCGTCATCGAGACCGTCGGGGCGGCCACCTGGGACCTGAGCCTGCGCGCGGTGCGCCCCGGCGGCGCGGTGGTGGTGGCCGGCGCCACCTCCGGCGGCGACCCCCCCTCGCAGCTCAACCGGGTCTTCTACCGGCAGATCTCGGTGCTGGGCTCGACGATGGGCACCCGGGCCGAGCTTGAGCGGTTGCTCACCCTGGTCCGCAGCTCGGGGATCCACCCCCGGATCGACCGCACCCACCCCCTCGCCGAGGCGCGCGACGCGCTCCGGCGGATGGCCGCCGGCGAGCAGCAGGGGAAGATCGTCCTGGTCCCGTAGCCCGCTTGACGCGACCCACGCATCCGGAGATCTCGCCTCTTCCCCGTCTCATTTTTCGTTCTTTACACCCGCCGGACCCGGTGCTACCGTTGCCGGGCGTCCGCGGCCCGACAGGGGCCGCAGCCGGCAGGGCTTCATCAGCCAGGTGCAGTGATGAGGCCCTGTTTGCTGTTTGTGGCCCCCGATGTGTGCGGCCCGAGACGCCGGGGTGACTGCGGCGGATGCGAGATGCCCGGTGGATCTGCGGCGGGTGCGAGTTGCCCGGGAGATCTGCGGCGGGGTGGAGATGCCCGGTGATCTGCGGCGGGTGGAGATGCCCGGTTGATCTCACACAGGTCTTTACCGGGGGGAGGCTACGCCTCCCCCCGCTCAGCACAAGACATCGTGCGCTGGCGCGCCCGATGCCGTGTGCTACCCCCCTCCACGCCGGCACTCGCCGGCGACGCGCGCTTCGCGCGCTCTTCGTCTTCGCGCCGGGCGCCGAGGTACCAGGGAGGAACGCTCCGCGTTCCTCACACCTGCGCTGAGCGCCGAACTGTCGCTTGCCACCAGGAAG includes the following:
- a CDS encoding zinc-binding dehydrogenase; the encoded protein is MLAAYLARTGGDDPLANLEVGDLPTPEPRPGWALLKVEAASLNHHDLWLLRGISASPIEPPQVLGTDAAGTVAAYGPDPPEGAPEVGSPVLLHAVISCGVCPACRRGEELFCRRMALFSDRPYDGTLAEYVAVPAANLVPRPPEIDAAEAACLPTAYLTAYRMLFTRAGLRPGSTVLIQGAGGGVASAALALCRATGITAIATSRDEAKRAAALEQGAVAAFAPDRGAAKQVLSLTGGVDAVIETVGAATWDLSLRAVRPGGAVVVAGATSGGDPPSQLNRVFYRQISVLGSTMGTRAELERLLTLVRSSGIHPRIDRTHPLAEARDALRRMAAGEQQGKIVLVP